The Elusimicrobiaceae bacterium genomic interval CTGGCCCGCTTCAGCGCGGCGGGACTGTCGAGCGCGGCAATACGGCCGGCGTGCATCAGCGCGATCCCGCCGCACTCCTCGGCCTCGTCCATATAATGCGTGGTGACAAAAACCGTCCTGCCCGCCGCCGCCAGCGCGCGTATAAGCTTCCAGAAACCCCTGCGCTCGCCGGGCGCTACGCCTGCCGTCGGCTCATCGAGAAAAATTATTTCCGGGTCATGCAGAACCGCCGCCGCCAGCGCAACCTGCTGCTTGATCCCGCCGGGCAGCCGCCCGGCAAGCTCGTTCAGACCCCGGTTGAAACGCACGAATTCAAGCAGCTCCGCGCATCTTTTTTCAAACACGGCTGCGGGTATTTTACGCAGCGCAGCGGCAAACTCCAGATTCTCGCGCACCGTCAGATCGGGATAAAGCGTAAACTTCTGCGACATGTAACCCGTGCGTTTTTTCACTTCCGCGGGGCTGGCCGCGACATCAATGCCCGCCACGCTCATGCTGCCGCTTTGCGGGGCAAGCAGTCCGCAAAGCGCGCGGATAGTGGTTGTTTTGCCGGCACCGTTTGCGCCCAGAAACCCGAAGATCTCGCCGCGCGGCACTTCAAACGAGATTCCGTCCACTGCCCGGAACGCGCCGAACGCTATTACCAGCCCGTCAACCCGCACGGCATAATCGGGCGCGCCGGTCATACCGCGCCTCCGGCCGGCTCGAAAAACGACTCAAACCCGTTAGCTCCGGCCTGCGCCAGCAGCTGGTCCGGCTCGCCGAACCGAAGCATTCTGCCCCTGTCCAGAAGCAGCACCCGGTCGCAGCGTTCGGCTTCGTCCATGTAGGAGGTGCTCATCACAATCGTCATGTTGCCGCCCACAAACCGGTACATAAGCTCCCACAGCTCGCGCCGGCTCACCGGATCCACGCCTATGGTCGGCTCATCCAGAAGCAGAATGTCCGGCGCGTGCAGAAGCACGCACATAAGCCCCAGTTTTTTGTACATCCCGCCGGAGAGCTTGCCGGCCTTGCGGTTCTTGAACGGCTCCAGCCGCGTAAGCCGGAACAGTTCCCGCGCACGCCGTTCGTATTCCGCTTTGGGTACGCTGTACAGGTCGCGAAAAAACTCCATGTGCTCAAGACAGCTGAGATCGGGATACAAACTCTGCTCCTGCGGGAAATACGCCGTTTTACCGCGCAGCGCGCCGGACGCAAGCGGAACGCCGTTGCGCAAAAACGTGACCGCGCGCGGCCCGTCCGCCCGCGCGCCTGCGCCCGAATCGGGCCTGCGTTCCCCGTCAGGAACCAGCAGTCCGGCCAATATCCGCATAAGCGTGGTTTTGCCCGCGCCGTTGGGCCCGACCAGGCCGGTCAGCGTGCCGCCCGCAATGGTTACCGTAAGCGTGTCAAGCGCGCGCGCCGCGCCGAAGCTTTTTGAAAGCCCGTTAATTTCAATCGAAACCGGCACGCGCAATGCCTGCGTCATCATATGCCTCTACCTGGTTCCGTTTTCAGGAAACGGACGCGCTTCTATCGTCATGCCGGGCTTGAGCAGGCCGTCCCGGTTGTCAAATTCCAGTTTCACCTGATAGACCAGCCGGGTGCGCTCCTTGCGGGTCTGCACATTGCGGGGCGTGAACTCGGCCTTTTCATTTACGGCGGTAACCGTTCCGTCAATCCGGCGCATATTGTCCTCCGGCAGCAGCGCCGCCGCCTTCATGCCGGTTTTAATACGGTAAACCGCGCTCTGCTCGACATAAATGTAAGCATAGACGCGGCTGGTATCGGCAATCGTCACAAGCGGGGTGCCGGGCGCGGTAAATTCGCTCTCCTCGTGCGGCTTGTAAAGCACGGTGCCGGCAATCGGCGCATACACTCTGCACCAGCCCGCTTTCAGCCGGGCGTCGGCGTCGCGGTATTTGGCGGCGTCGTACTGGGCCTGCGGCATGGTGCCGTCGGCAAGCAGCTGCCGGGCGCGGTCGAAATCCCGCCCGGCGATGGAAGCGGCCAGATTATAGGCGCGGCAGTCAAGTTCCGCAAGCAGCTGTCCTTTTTTCACTTCCGCGCCCAGCTCCGCGTGATACTTTTCGATCACCGAATTAAGCCGGGCGGGCACCGTCACTTCCGTGGCCTCAACGGTGCCGGCATAATAGAATTCGTCGCGTCCGCGCCGGAAAAACAGCGCCACGGCAACCAGCGCCGCAATAAGCGCAAGAGGTATCAGTTTATTCATAATGGTTTCCTAGTCCCCCAGACTGTCAAGCAGCGCCAGCTGCAGCAGGATCTGCGCGCGGGTCATGGCGGCTTCGCCAGCGGCGTTGAGCGCGCGCACGTTCGCGCTCTGCACTTCAAGATACTTCGCCGCGCCGGCGTTGTAAGATTTGTAAACCAGCTCCGCCAGTTCCACCGCTTCGCGCCGGGCGTCATCATCCGTTTGCAGCTGCCGCCTCAGATACGCCAGCCCGTCAACGGCGGTTTTCCAGTCGCGGTCAAGATC includes:
- a CDS encoding ABC transporter ATP-binding protein, producing the protein MTGAPDYAVRVDGLVIAFGAFRAVDGISFEVPRGEIFGFLGANGAGKTTTIRALCGLLAPQSGSMSVAGIDVAASPAEVKKRTGYMSQKFTLYPDLTVRENLEFAAALRKIPAAVFEKRCAELLEFVRFNRGLNELAGRLPGGIKQQVALAAAVLHDPEIIFLDEPTAGVAPGERRGFWKLIRALAAAGRTVFVTTHYMDEAEECGGIALMHAGRIAALDSPAALKRA
- a CDS encoding efflux RND transporter periplasmic adaptor subunit — protein: MNKLIPLALIAALVAVALFFRRGRDEFYYAGTVEATEVTVPARLNSVIEKYHAELGAEVKKGQLLAELDCRAYNLAASIAGRDFDRARQLLADGTMPQAQYDAAKYRDADARLKAGWCRVYAPIAGTVLYKPHEESEFTAPGTPLVTIADTSRVYAYIYVEQSAVYRIKTGMKAAALLPEDNMRRIDGTVTAVNEKAEFTPRNVQTRKERTRLVYQVKLEFDNRDGLLKPGMTIEARPFPENGTR
- a CDS encoding ABC transporter ATP-binding protein, whose amino-acid sequence is MTQALRVPVSIEINGLSKSFGAARALDTLTVTIAGGTLTGLVGPNGAGKTTLMRILAGLLVPDGERRPDSGAGARADGPRAVTFLRNGVPLASGALRGKTAYFPQEQSLYPDLSCLEHMEFFRDLYSVPKAEYERRARELFRLTRLEPFKNRKAGKLSGGMYKKLGLMCVLLHAPDILLLDEPTIGVDPVSRRELWELMYRFVGGNMTIVMSTSYMDEAERCDRVLLLDRGRMLRFGEPDQLLAQAGANGFESFFEPAGGAV